The window GAGATTGATGTATCAACCTAGCTAGCTGGGTCATCTGATATAACATGCTTGGTTAGTATTTATTAAAATGGCTGAACCATGAATGCTAGGATGTAACATAAAATAATCTTACTTGAATTACAAAGGGGACGAAGATCAACTTTCCTGTGCTTATCATCTCGCGTGGGTTTGATTAGCTGCCCCAACATATGATCTGCCCCAACATTAGTTCCTATAGTTATCCACCACGGGCGTTCAGAAAGCAAAGAGAAGTTAAACATAATGACAAATAGTATGATTGTCAAATACGCACATATAATTAACGACATTGTAAATCTACCAAATAAGTACCAGGGATCACATATGAAGGTTGTTGAACATTTGTGATATCACATAGAGTACGGCGGTGAACAATCGGCCCATCGTCTAGATGGTTTATAAAACCATCTGACTTCTTAGTGCGATAAGATGCCCGCCTCCACGCGTTGATAAGATCCCTATGGTCTACCATTTTTACAATAGGTATGAGAGTTAGAGAAGAAAAAAAGTATCGATGTTGATACAACATCTATGAAACCAACACGGGGAACATCTATGAAGTCAGGTTACTATAACGATTAATTTGCATACTATAGGTATTCAGAAAAAACCAAGAGTAGTCAGCAAAAACACGCTTAAATACTTACCAGTCTTTGAAAGGGATGGCTGATTATACACTTGTAACCTGACCATATCCTCCTCTTTTTCTTCTGATAAGATTCACGCCTCTGTGCGTTGAACTGCTCCCTTGTTTCGCCAACGTTTTTTTTCTTCATTAAATACAGCTACTGTTGCATGCTGCTCGGAAGTTTTGTCATCTGCATTACGTTAAGCGTAAAAACCACAAAGCCCATTAAGCTCATCTGGGAGATGTCGATTTGGAAGCTGTATAAGCATGCCTGTGAATACCTTGAGTATCATCTCGTAGCTTAGTCGTACCATCCTTATTATTCTCAGAATACGACGGAATCCCGTCGTTTGAAGGTTCCCGCCCTACATCTTAGCAATCAACAAAATATACGGTATGCACGAAACATTAGCAGCAATCTTGACACAGTCTTATACCTGCATGTAAGGGTATGAAGTTTGCATTGTAGTCTCCAACATTTATCCCGCCCGTAAGGACTGCAACACATAATGCATTCTGCCACTTTCAGAAATCGACGTGAAGCAACATTTATAACCAATCTCCGGACAGTATTATACCTGATTCCGTCGAGTAGACGTTATCAACAATTTCAGCTACGGGTATGATGCTCGCATTGTGTTCTGCATCACTTCTCCCGCTTGTAAGACCTGGAAGACATTATGCATACTGTCATATATTCAGGTCTCGCAACTAAACGAAAACATGGTAGAGTGCATCATACCTGTAGTTACGTCATCTTCAGGTTGATGTTCGCCGACCGTGCTTTTTGAATTCCCCATATGCAACTATTGAATGCCAAAAATCATGAAGACAGAAATGGTAGTTATTTGATGACATTCTGGAAGGGTTATTGTTCTACATATATACTGCAACCTGTTGCTAGCATATACTGCAATTGTATTTTATTCTACATAAATACTGCAATGGCACTTTCATCTACATCTTCTACATCTCTGTACTTTCTTAGAATGCAAGTGTTTTTGTTCTATCTTCAGTTCAGCACAAGTGGAAACATACTCTAGGGTCCTGTATGGtttgtgttttcttttttgcCATATTTATACAAGTGCAGGATGCAGGATACCCCTTGGTATTTTTTTTGCCAATTGCCATCTGTAAACATGTGTACTTGAGTCTAGTTTTAACATGGAAAAAAACCTAAACTATGTAGAACAGAAATCAATCTCGCAGGCGGATCCATCCCTGTGAAAGCACTTGCCATTGCTGTATGACATGCGATGGATGTATGGGCTGTGAGATGTATGAGATGCGATTGTATGGCCTTTGAGATGTATGAGATGCGATTGACGTATGAGATGGTTTGTATACCTATTTTTCGGATCCAGGACGTGTTCTGGCCGGATCCTGGACGTGTCCGCTTATCCTCGCCCAGGATTGGCGCCGGATCCTGGATCAAGGGCGAGGAGTTCAGCGCGGCGGCGAAGTGATGGAGGGCAGCGGCGACCTGATCCAGGACCCGCGCCGGCTCGTCGAGGTGTTCAGAGCGGCGGCAAAGTGATGGAGGGCCGCGGCGACCTTGTCCAGGATCGACGCGGATGGAGGACGGCGAGTGAAGCGGGGCGGCGACCTCGACCAGGATGGAGGGCGGCGAGGATGGAGGGCAGCGACTGAAGCGCGGCGGCGCAGGGATGTAGGGCGGCCACGAAGGGAGGCCTCGCTCGAGAACAGGACTCGTCGCTGGTTAACCGTCGTAGGTTTTTTTGTCGCAAGTTAACTTTCGTACGTCTTTTGAGGGTCGCATGTGGATAGGTGCGGGTTCGGGCCTCAGGAGGAGGTTTTTTCGGTTTGTGATGTCTTAGTCAGAGGTGGGAGGAGGTACCAAAATAAACCGTgggaggtgggactaaaaaacacctggaagcgagactaccaactgctcccttaggagtagagatactaaaaaggaccggaggtaGTATGAGGGAGATAGACGGATAGGAGCACGAACGAcgtgcaaaagttcttttttttaaCAGGAAGGACGTTAAAAAGTTTTTTTAACAGGAACGATGTGCAAAAGTGTTGTGCGCGCAGTCGCGTCTAGCTAGGTGAATTGCAAAAGAAAAAAGCACGTACATACGTGTACGTGTAAAAGTCCTGTCTTTTATTTTTGCGAATGTGCACGTGTAAAAGTTGTGTGTGCGTGTACGTGCCTAGTCCGGCATGCATGCGGTTGAAGGTTTTTTTTTTGACGTGATGCGGTTCAAGGTTTTTTTTTTACGTGATGCGGTTGAAGGTTTGAAGCAGCTACGATGCGTTATAAAAAAGAAAAACATGAAGAATAAGAGAGGGTAAGCACGCACGTACGTACGTATGAGGTGTACGTGCactccctcaaatcaaatcaatcgaagaaaaagaaaaaggtgcACGTGCGGCTGGGCGGAAGAGGGAAGACCTGGCCGGACTTGTTTTGGTTCGCCTGGCTTGGACGCGCCTGTAGTTGGAGAGGGTTTCTTTCGATCGCTTCTTTTGATTGTTTCAGTTGGATTGGATTTGAGGCGCTGGTACTACGTGCAGACTGCCCTCGTTTCGTTGTTTCGTTTTCCATGCATTGATTCCACCGACGCCATAACGCCAGCCGCGCGGGACTAGACTACACCGGTTGAACTAAGAGACCTCACTTGGCATAGATGAAGTACTACAAAATATCAAAGCGGTATGACAAGGTCTCGGCCGAAGACGTAACGCTCCGACTTGTGCTTAACCATCCGGAGCTGAGCCCACCCAGCCTTTAACAATTTGACGCCCTCGAGAACAGCAAAATTCTCTGTTTTCTCAAGGGCATAGCCATACACATCCTCAATGCTCTCCTCTGGGAAGGTAAGAAAGAACCTGGCAACGCAGACTTGACCGGAGCCGAGCGGCACAATGCTGGCGTCTGTCAGGGTCCAATCTTCTGGCATGTTCACGTCTGTCCACACATCCTGCAGCACGGGCGGCCTCAACCCACACGAGGCAGTGAGGTCCGATGTGCAGAGCTGAAAATCGTCGGGTGTGAAGCCAAACCAGAGGTTGTGCTCAGGGATGTACTCGGCGCGACCTCTGAACGGCAGTGCCCAGTTGCCTAGTTTGCTCCACGCGCCACTCGCGATGTCATACGAGTATGTGCTGGCGCCAGATGTGGATATCCAGATCTCTGAATCGTCAACCACGGCGTAGGCACTGATTTCAAAGGGCATTGGGGCATCGCGGCAGCTGGATCGATCCACCCCGTCGTCGTAGTCGGCAAAGAAAGGCGGTGGCTGGAGGGAATACCAGCACCAGTCTTGGGCGTAGCTAGCGGGCAGGCGGGTGTGGAGGAGAGCCTGGAAGCAATCCCGATCGGGCAGCCGGCCAGGGTTGCCGCTCATGACGTATAGGCTGTCGCCCACGGCAACGGAGATGGGGTCGATAATGGGCTTGCGCATCTTGGGCATCCCAGTGCGGAGCAAGCGTGAGTCGTGGTTGTACAAGAAGCTCCTGCCGATTTGGTCCACGGCGAGGAGGTTTTCCCGGCCGGGGCCAAAAGCCATGAAATTCATCCACGCCTGTTCGCCCTTCCTGCAGGGCCAGTCGAATGACAGGGACGGCGGAGGCAGCGGGGCGTCAGCTGGCCGTCGATGAACTGCTTGAACCGCTGGCCGTGACCGGGCTGGGCGAAATAAGTTTGCCGGGTTCAAGCAGTGAAGCCTGAAGTGTCTGGGGCCGCCGTTGCAG is drawn from Aegilops tauschii subsp. strangulata cultivar AL8/78 chromosome 1, Aet v6.0, whole genome shotgun sequence and contains these coding sequences:
- the LOC141034902 gene encoding uncharacterized protein — its product is MGSRFVNLLAMSCNGGPRHFRLHCLNPANLFRPARSRPAVQAVHRRPADAPLPPPSLSFDWPCRKGEQAWMNFMAFGPGRENLLAVDQIGRSFLYNHDSRLLRTGMPKMRKPIIDPISVAVGDSLYVMSGNPGRLPDRDCFQALLHTRLPASYAQDWCWYSLQPPPFFADYDDGVDRSSCRDAPMPFEISAYAVVDDSEIWISTSGASTYSYDIASGAWSKLGNWALPFRGRAEYIPEHNLWFGFTPDDFQLCTSDLTASCGLRPPVLQDVWTDVNMPEDWTLTDASIVPLGSGQVCVARFFLTFPEESIEDVYGYALEKTENFAVLEGVKLLKAGWAQLRMVKHKSERYVFGRDLVIPL